A genomic region of Vespa crabro chromosome 19, iyVesCrab1.2, whole genome shotgun sequence contains the following coding sequences:
- the LOC124430801 gene encoding uncharacterized protein LOC124430801 isoform X1: MRKSPLSMPGGSRSQNNHEWKSYVDTRRTNCSFVAYKRGCYSYNGVELNRGDNDFIPLNTSTPDQRRHSGNRYGSGIGRNHRNSGSWLFNDYRGNHFANTKLHFNNSYSPYKHTGMQFHGQNKNMQKDSHRQIDISRYIDIKSILEDPWAELMQKMDDSTSSDKVDALNGRSSIPYSKEISKSVSLVDTYFQNNQHNAESQNQSINTDLKISDNSLKVTNISDNQLEDTKLDSTSNNESLCNNSNDNNHVADKEIKQNI; encoded by the exons ATGAGAAAGTCACCGTTAAGTATGCCGGGCGGTAGTAGAAGTCAGAATAATCACGAGTGGAAGTCTTACGTTGATACGAGAAGGACAAATTGTAGTTTTGTTGCTTACAAGCGTGGGTGTTATTCTTACAACGGTGTAGAACTGAATCGTGGCGATAACGACTTTATTCCCTTGAACACTAGTACGCCGGATCAAAGGAGACACAGTGGTAACAGATATGGTTCTGGGATTGGTCGAAATCACCGCAATTCAGGTAGTTGGTTGTTTAATGATTATAGAGGAAACCACTTTGCGAACACAAAACTGCATTTCAATAATTCCTACTCTCCTTATAAGCATACTGGTATGCAATTTCATGGACAAAAtaag AATATGCAAAAGGATAGTCATAGGCAAATTGACATATCAAGATATATTGACATTAAGTCTATCTTAGAAGATCCATGGGCTGAATTAATGCAAAAAATGGATGACTCTACGTCGTCTGATAAAGTTGACGCTTTAAATGGACGCTCCAGTATTCCTTATTCCAAAGAGATTAGCAAAAGCGTGTCTTTGGTTGATACATACTTTCAGAATAACCAACACAATGCAGAATCTCAAAATCAGTCTATAAATACTGATTTAAAAATAAGCGATAACTCTTTGAAAGTTACAAATATATCGGATAATCAATTGGAAGATACTAAATTGGATTCTACTTCGAATAATGAAAGTTTgtgcaataatagtaatgataataatcatgtggcggataaagaaattaaacaaaacATATAG
- the LOC124430801 gene encoding uncharacterized protein LOC124430801 isoform X2, whose product MVLGLVEITAIQHTGMQFHGQNKNMQKDSHRQIDISRYIDIKSILEDPWAELMQKMDDSTSSDKVDALNGRSSIPYSKEISKSVSLVDTYFQNNQHNAESQNQSINTDLKISDNSLKVTNISDNQLEDTKLDSTSNNESLCNNSNDNNHVADKEIKQNI is encoded by the exons ATGGTTCTGGGATTGGTCGAAATCACCGCAATTCAG CATACTGGTATGCAATTTCATGGACAAAAtaag AATATGCAAAAGGATAGTCATAGGCAAATTGACATATCAAGATATATTGACATTAAGTCTATCTTAGAAGATCCATGGGCTGAATTAATGCAAAAAATGGATGACTCTACGTCGTCTGATAAAGTTGACGCTTTAAATGGACGCTCCAGTATTCCTTATTCCAAAGAGATTAGCAAAAGCGTGTCTTTGGTTGATACATACTTTCAGAATAACCAACACAATGCAGAATCTCAAAATCAGTCTATAAATACTGATTTAAAAATAAGCGATAACTCTTTGAAAGTTACAAATATATCGGATAATCAATTGGAAGATACTAAATTGGATTCTACTTCGAATAATGAAAGTTTgtgcaataatagtaatgataataatcatgtggcggataaagaaattaaacaaaacATATAG